GAGCCGGCCCTTGGGCGTGGTGGCGGCCACCGAGTGCACCCCGCGCAACAGCAGCGGATGGTGCGTGACCACGAGGTCGGCGCCCCATTCCAGTGCCTCGTCGAGCACGGCGGCGACGGGATCGACGGCGAACAGCACCCGTCCCACCTCCTGGCCAGGGTCGCCGCAGACGAGACCGACGGCGTCCCAGGACTCCGCCCACGCGGGTGGATAGAGCTCCTCCAGAGCGGAGATGACATGGGATAGACGCACGTCCCGCAGGCTACCGCGCCTGGGCGCTCCCAACGAGCCACCGAGCGTCACCCCGAGACGCCAAGGTCTGTAACGATATGGGACGGACAGTGCACGACCGAGGGAGGAACGCCATGTCGGCCGCCGGCGCCGCCGCGGAACCGGAGCCCATCCAGCCCATCCGACCCGTCGAACCGAAGGCGGAACGTCCGTACATGCCGGGTTACGGCATCCAGGGACCGCATGAGGGAAGCGGCCTGCTGCCGTGGTCCTGGGCCGTAGAGCGGCTGCGGGCCGCCCGCAACTTCTGGGTGTGCACCGTGCGGCCGGACGGACGTCCGCACTCCATGCCCGTCTGGGGCGCCTGGTCGGGCGAGGCGCTGCTGTTCAGCAGCGCGGTGCCGTCCCGCAAGATGGTGAACCTGCGGGCGAACCCCCAGGTGGTGGTCACCACCGAGGAGGCCGAGAATCCGGTCGTCATCGAGGGGCGCGCCGAGATCGTCACCGAACTGCGGGATCTACAGCGGTTCATCGACCTGGTCAACTCCAAGTACGCCACGCGCTATCGTGTCGATTTCCTGGACCCGGAGGTGAACGCCACCGTCGCGGTGCGGCCACAGTCGGTGTTCGGGCTCCGCCAGGGAGATTTCACCGGTTCTCCCACCCGGTGGTCGTTCATAACCTGAATGTCCGCTGGGATCATTCTGGAGACTCATCGCGTTGGAGAGTGTGTGAAGCCACCCTTTCGCCGCCGCAAGCGCGTCAAGGGCCGTCCGATGGGCAACCGCCCGGAGGCGGCCGAGCCGGAGACCATCGAGTGGCCCCGCGAGGGGACGGGCAAGTCGTCCCTGATGGGGGCCATCAGGGGCGACGGCGAGACCGGCGCCGGTTTCGGCGGCGGCATGTTCGAGGACCTCGCCTCCGCCTTCGAGGGCTCCAAGAAGGTCAAGCAGGAGGAGCTGGAGCGGCAGAAGGTGCTGCGCCAGGACGACCACGAGCAGACCGGATCCGGCAACGTCCGCGACGACCTGGAGTCCGGCAAGATCCGGATCCGGCGCACCCCGCCGCCCGGATGACCTCTCGAACATAGGTTCGAATCCGGGTTATCCTGCCCTCGTGAGCACCTACGTCCCGCCCGGCTGGCCCTCGCAGGTGCATCCGCCGGGCACCGACCGCTTCGTGGACACGGCGCTCGCCTGGCTGCTGGAACTCGTCCCGCCCGAGTACCGGCGCTACGGCGTCCTGCGCCGCTACCCCATCGCCCTCGCCCGCATGGCCCGCCACCACGTACACGCGTCCGTGGAGGCGGCCCGGGAGGGCTTCCGCACCGCTCGCGTCGATCTCGGGGACGTCGTCCCCCCGCACGGCGTCGAGTCCGTCCTGGACGCCTACCGCCGCGAGGGCGCCCGCCTCGTCTCCCTCCTCCAGGGCATCGAGCTCGTCGAGACGGCCCTGCGCGGCCTCGCCGAGCCGGACGATCCCGCCCATCGCCGCCCCTTCACCCCCAAGCTGTGACCGCCGTGTTGACGCTGTGTCGCGCCGTGCGCAAGCCTTGATCTGTTCCTTAGGGGAGGCGGGGTTCCGGTGAGCGCACCACCTGGGTGGTATCCAGATCCGGAGTTGATGGGTCGCGAACGCTACTGGGATGGCCAGACCTGGACCGGCCAGTCGCGCCGCTACGACTCCCGCGCCCGCCGCCGGGCCTCGCTGAGCGCCGACCCCCCACCCGCAGCCGCCCCGCGCCCGCAACGGCCTGGGCCCCCACCACCGCCTCCCCCGGCAGCCGTCGAACCGCCGCCCGCAGGGGAAGTAACCCCGGAGACACCGGCGCCGCGTCCCCCGCAGCCGCCGGTCTCAGAGGCCGAGCCGTCCCACCCTCCGGCCACGCCTCCACGCCCGTACGGGCCCACGGCGCACCCCGCGCAGCGGCCGTTCTCGGGTCCTGAGCCTCGTCGTCGCCCAGACACCCCTCCGTCGCCACCTGAGGCCGCCGAGAAGCCGTCCGCTTCGCAGGTGCCCCTACAGGAGGCTCGGCCCGAACCGCCCACGCTTCCCCCGCCGAGCCTGGGCGCATCCCGGCCCCCACAGCGGCCTCCCTCGCCGTCGCACCCCCCGGAAACACCGCGCCCCGCGAACGCTCCGTCGCCTCCCCCGCCAGCGGAGCCGCCGACTCCTCCCCCACCGCCCCCGGTAGAAGCTCCGCCGGCAACACCGGCGCCCCCGCCGCCGAACCTCGGCGAGGCGCGTACGCCGCCCGCTCCGCCCCGGCCGCCCGCTGCGCCACCGCGCCCTGCGACGTCTTCGTCTCCGGGGCGGACGCACATGCCGTCGCCGCGCGTGGAGTCGGGGCGGCGGTCCGGGCCGCCGCAGGGGCGGGGTAGGCCCGCTCCCCCGTCTCCGTCGCGGCCTGTTCAGCCGCCGCCTCTGGAGGAGGCCCGGTTCGAGTCCTCGGCGCCTCCGCCGCCGCGGCTCGGTGGGGGCCGTCCGCCGCGGCCTGCGGTTCCGCCGCCCTCGCAGGAGGCTCGGATGGAGACGCCGGCGCCTCCTGCTCCGGGGCTCCGGAAGCCCCATGCTCCCCGTCCTCCGGCGCCGCGGCCAGCGGTGCGCCGGTTGCCGGAGCAGCGGGTGGCGGAGGCGCCGCGGCAGGCGGAGGAGACGGGGCCGCGTTACCTTCCGCCGGGGCGGCCGCAGGGCACGCCGTCCGGGCAGGCCGG
The sequence above is a segment of the Actinomadura coerulea genome. Coding sequences within it:
- a CDS encoding pyridoxamine 5'-phosphate oxidase family protein; the protein is MSAAGAAAEPEPIQPIRPVEPKAERPYMPGYGIQGPHEGSGLLPWSWAVERLRAARNFWVCTVRPDGRPHSMPVWGAWSGEALLFSSAVPSRKMVNLRANPQVVVTTEEAENPVVIEGRAEIVTELRDLQRFIDLVNSKYATRYRVDFLDPEVNATVAVRPQSVFGLRQGDFTGSPTRWSFIT
- a CDS encoding DUF6191 domain-containing protein; translated protein: MKPPFRRRKRVKGRPMGNRPEAAEPETIEWPREGTGKSSLMGAIRGDGETGAGFGGGMFEDLASAFEGSKKVKQEELERQKVLRQDDHEQTGSGNVRDDLESGKIRIRRTPPPG